Proteins encoded in a region of the Streptomyces sp. NBC_00258 genome:
- a CDS encoding MFS transporter: MRSRVGPRHALRPVPTLLRGIYLPRSTDAAAFAMATYGIPLLVLATTDSAALTGLAFALEWIPRLGAFAFAGTLVDRHGTTAVLRAASAGRALVVLAAAFILPTQAAGLGATVTVMLLAASTGILTECSYIAAETAGGVAGREAGERAHRVQSVLLGIDQVATLLGPALAGLLLQWTGAAGMLMVIAGFSLLTSVLAPRQYRRTKPAEPQPVLKGLHTGWSTLRSLPALGWLVTGLTVSNLTVGLLQAATPVIVVKQLGHSTADVGLIWSAAAVASLIAVALCRRAIDRFGLWPIGAVSATIAALACLAVSFTYTYGSYLILIAVLMAGEGGLSVVLRTLRSRLIPAPVFGATLSLTILLLLLPFPLAGVLVATVPPAQLGHVLTLCAALQALVLFAAFARLRTAPSLRTSCA; encoded by the coding sequence GTGAGATCCCGTGTCGGACCCCGGCATGCCCTCCGGCCGGTCCCGACCCTGCTGCGCGGCATCTACCTGCCGCGCAGCACGGACGCCGCAGCGTTCGCCATGGCCACCTACGGCATCCCGCTGCTGGTGCTGGCCACCACCGACTCCGCCGCCCTGACCGGCCTTGCCTTCGCACTGGAATGGATTCCGCGACTGGGCGCGTTCGCCTTCGCCGGGACCCTGGTCGACCGACACGGAACCACCGCCGTGCTCCGCGCCGCCTCCGCCGGCCGGGCCCTGGTCGTCCTGGCCGCCGCGTTCATCTTGCCCACGCAGGCAGCGGGCCTCGGCGCGACGGTCACCGTCATGCTGCTCGCCGCCTCCACCGGGATCCTCACCGAATGCTCCTACATCGCGGCCGAGACCGCCGGCGGCGTCGCCGGCCGTGAAGCCGGTGAGCGCGCCCACCGCGTTCAGTCGGTGCTGCTCGGCATCGACCAGGTCGCCACCCTGTTGGGCCCCGCACTCGCCGGGCTACTGCTGCAGTGGACGGGCGCCGCCGGGATGCTGATGGTGATCGCCGGCTTCTCGCTGCTCACCAGCGTGCTGGCTCCGCGCCAGTACCGCCGGACCAAGCCCGCCGAGCCGCAGCCGGTCCTTAAGGGGCTGCACACCGGTTGGTCGACCCTGCGGTCCCTGCCAGCCCTGGGTTGGCTGGTGACCGGACTGACCGTGTCCAACTTGACCGTTGGCCTGCTGCAGGCCGCCACCCCGGTGATCGTCGTCAAACAGCTCGGACACTCCACGGCCGACGTCGGGCTCATCTGGTCGGCAGCCGCCGTCGCCTCTCTGATCGCGGTCGCCCTGTGCCGCCGGGCGATTGACCGCTTCGGCCTGTGGCCCATCGGCGCCGTGTCCGCCACGATCGCCGCCTTGGCGTGCCTGGCCGTCTCCTTCACCTACACCTACGGCAGCTACCTCATCCTGATCGCCGTCCTTATGGCCGGCGAGGGCGGCTTGAGCGTCGTACTGCGCACCCTGCGCTCCCGCCTCATCCCCGCTCCGGTGTTCGGCGCCACCCTGTCGCTGACCATCCTGCTGCTCCTGCTGCCCTTCCCCCTCGCCGGTGTCCTCGTTGCCACCGTGCCGCCCGCCCAGCTCGGCCACGTGCTCACCCTCTGCGCCGCACTGCAGGCCCTGGTCCTCTTCGCCGCCTTCGCCCGGCTGCGCACCGCCCCTTCCCTGCGTACCTCCTGCGCCTGA
- a CDS encoding ATP-grasp domain-containing protein has protein sequence MEAQAYRGTCLQNVATHFEVVLISGAAPTWEKEFLLDYEVADPADQAALTAAGHALADRHALAGVMTWTEWYLIPVARLARRLGLPTTAPEALQGCRNKHTSRSLFARHGVPSAASVSVRTEHEATDAARRIGFPVVLKPAAHAASMGVIRVDTADQLQAAYAFAAKTASHGVESTQVLVEEYLDGPEVSVECVTHQGQTTVAAVTRKSVGMPPHFEELAHMVDANDPLLPSVAQAAVAAIDALGVTDGVSHVELRVVDGRPRLIEVNARIAGDMISHLVHLATGVDLARAAADIACGHTPDLTPTRHQAAAIRFIYPAYSGTLTARCVTEPTGGVERVRFQRQVGDQLVLPQDGGDLFTARIGYLITTGPTATVAQARAQEAYRNLDVQVAAAAQTASATGEYAA, from the coding sequence ATGGAGGCCCAGGCGTATCGCGGCACTTGCCTTCAGAACGTCGCCACCCACTTCGAGGTCGTCCTGATCTCCGGCGCCGCGCCGACCTGGGAGAAGGAGTTCCTCCTCGACTACGAGGTCGCCGACCCCGCCGATCAGGCGGCGTTGACCGCGGCCGGGCATGCGCTCGCCGATCGGCACGCGCTGGCTGGCGTGATGACGTGGACCGAGTGGTATCTCATCCCCGTCGCGCGCCTGGCCCGCCGGCTCGGCCTGCCCACCACCGCTCCGGAGGCCCTCCAGGGCTGCCGCAACAAGCACACGAGCCGCAGCCTGTTCGCCCGCCACGGGGTGCCCTCCGCCGCCTCCGTCAGTGTGCGCACCGAGCACGAGGCGACAGATGCCGCCCGGCGCATCGGCTTCCCCGTCGTCCTCAAACCCGCCGCGCACGCAGCGAGCATGGGCGTTATCCGCGTCGACACCGCCGACCAGCTGCAGGCCGCGTACGCCTTCGCCGCCAAGACCGCCAGCCACGGAGTGGAGAGCACCCAGGTCCTGGTCGAGGAATACCTCGACGGCCCGGAGGTGAGTGTCGAGTGCGTCACCCACCAGGGACAGACCACTGTCGCCGCTGTCACCCGCAAGAGCGTCGGCATGCCGCCCCATTTCGAGGAGCTGGCGCACATGGTCGATGCGAACGACCCGCTCCTTCCCTCCGTGGCCCAGGCCGCCGTCGCGGCCATCGACGCCCTCGGTGTCACCGACGGCGTCAGCCACGTCGAGCTCCGCGTGGTCGACGGCCGCCCCCGCCTCATCGAGGTCAACGCCCGGATCGCCGGCGACATGATCAGCCACCTCGTCCACCTGGCCACCGGCGTCGACCTCGCCCGTGCTGCCGCAGACATCGCCTGCGGACATACTCCCGACCTGACGCCGACTCGCCACCAGGCCGCGGCGATCCGCTTCATCTACCCGGCCTACTCCGGCACCCTCACCGCCCGCTGTGTCACGGAACCCACCGGGGGAGTGGAGCGCGTGCGCTTCCAGCGACAGGTCGGCGACCAGCTCGTGCTGCCGCAGGACGGGGGCGATCTGTTCACCGCTCGCATCGGCTACCTGATCACCACCGGGCCGACCGCCACCGTCGCCCAAGCCCGCGCCCAGGAGGCGTACCGCAACCTCGACGTCCAGGTGGCCGCTGCCGCGCAGACGGCCTCGGCCACAGGGGAGTACGCCGCGTGA
- a CDS encoding MFS transporter, which yields MNQTAGPELARSRRLLTGYFAGLGVVMAVWGARMPAVQKTAEVSTAGLALVLLAAALGMVAGLQTGGRLAHPARLPALLTGGAIALAVCLAVLGVCRSLESLLVAAFVFGAAHGVLDVAVNAAAVRCQDAHGRPIMGRLHASFSLGGLTGAVLASATAHTPHTVLFAGVAAIAATAAGAATRLTRCLASPGLEPVHDRVAPGLDERGGLSRPRLWLLGALGAGTLLGEGAAADWAAVHLHDLGATAATSAVAYGVYSAAMAAGRLAGDRLTARFGAPAVVRAGAALAALGLATGLAGSTVVFALLGWAAFGLGLSVTIPSLITAAGIGGPRAVATVAVTGYVGLLAGPALIGALATVTALPHALLLPALLAAAVAALAPKALEKPSP from the coding sequence GTGAACCAGACCGCGGGGCCCGAGCTGGCGCGCAGCCGCCGTCTGCTGACCGGGTACTTTGCCGGCTTGGGTGTGGTGATGGCTGTCTGGGGCGCACGCATGCCGGCCGTTCAGAAGACCGCCGAGGTGAGCACCGCCGGGCTCGCCCTGGTCCTGCTGGCCGCTGCCCTCGGCATGGTCGCTGGACTCCAGACCGGCGGACGCCTCGCCCACCCGGCCCGCCTGCCCGCACTGCTGACCGGCGGTGCCATCGCTCTCGCCGTCTGCCTTGCCGTCCTCGGGGTATGCCGCAGCCTGGAGAGCCTCCTGGTGGCGGCGTTCGTCTTCGGCGCCGCGCACGGTGTCCTCGACGTCGCAGTCAATGCCGCTGCGGTCCGCTGCCAGGACGCTCACGGCCGCCCGATCATGGGCCGGTTGCACGCGAGTTTCAGCCTCGGCGGCCTCACAGGCGCTGTGCTGGCCTCAGCCACCGCCCACACCCCGCACACCGTCCTGTTCGCCGGCGTCGCAGCCATCGCCGCCACGGCAGCAGGTGCAGCGACGCGCCTTACCCGCTGTCTTGCCAGCCCTGGACTCGAGCCCGTCCACGACCGTGTGGCACCGGGCTTGGACGAACGCGGGGGTCTGTCGCGGCCCCGGTTGTGGCTGCTGGGCGCACTGGGGGCCGGAACCCTGCTGGGCGAGGGGGCCGCTGCCGACTGGGCTGCCGTCCACCTGCACGACCTCGGTGCGACCGCGGCGACCAGCGCCGTGGCGTACGGCGTCTACAGCGCCGCCATGGCCGCCGGTCGCCTCGCCGGAGACCGGCTCACCGCCCGCTTCGGCGCTCCCGCTGTTGTCCGGGCCGGCGCCGCCCTGGCCGCGCTCGGCCTTGCAACCGGGCTTGCTGGCTCCACCGTCGTCTTTGCCCTCCTGGGGTGGGCAGCCTTCGGCCTGGGGTTGTCCGTCACCATCCCCAGCCTGATCACCGCCGCAGGCATCGGCGGCCCCCGCGCGGTCGCCACCGTCGCGGTCACCGGCTACGTCGGCCTGCTCGCCGGCCCCGCCCTCATCGGCGCCCTCGCCACCGTCACCGCTCTGCCGCACGCGCTGCTGCTGCCCGCCCTCCTCGCCGCTGCCGTCGCCGCCCTCGCTCCCAAAGCCCTGGAGAAACCCAGCCCTTGA
- a CDS encoding HAD family hydrolase, producing the protein MTHTSVSPNGVDALLLDYNGVLGLQPSPGMWTRLADLAEWPDRHLPSFQEAFWAPRIAYDAGELSDLAYWAKVLGHRPGARWLRTLRAADTAMWTRTDPRVLDVLYRARAAGLPLVLLSNAPAHLSDVLDATDWRRDLMSDALYSARLGRCKPDSAVYEHALAATGVADPGRVLFVDDREDNCRAAAELGLRALHYAGQPADLEHQLLPALANSTRT; encoded by the coding sequence TTGACCCACACCTCCGTCTCCCCGAACGGCGTGGACGCCCTACTCCTCGACTACAACGGAGTCCTCGGACTCCAGCCCAGCCCCGGCATGTGGACCCGCCTCGCCGACCTCGCCGAGTGGCCCGACCGACACCTCCCCTCCTTCCAAGAAGCCTTCTGGGCACCCCGGATCGCGTACGACGCAGGCGAACTGAGCGATCTCGCCTACTGGGCGAAGGTGCTCGGGCACCGTCCCGGCGCGCGGTGGCTGCGCACGCTGCGGGCCGCCGATACCGCCATGTGGACCCGTACCGACCCCAGAGTCCTCGACGTCCTGTACCGAGCCCGGGCCGCGGGGCTGCCTCTGGTGCTGCTCTCCAACGCCCCGGCCCATCTCAGCGACGTCCTGGACGCCACCGACTGGCGGCGCGATCTGATGAGTGACGCCCTGTACTCCGCCCGCCTGGGCCGGTGCAAGCCCGATTCGGCCGTTTACGAGCACGCCCTGGCGGCCACCGGCGTCGCCGACCCGGGACGCGTGCTGTTCGTCGACGACCGCGAGGACAACTGCAGGGCCGCCGCCGAGCTGGGCCTGCGCGCCCTGCACTACGCCGGCCAACCCGCAGACCTGGAACACCAGCTGCTGCCCGCACTTGCGAACAGCACGCGTACCTGA
- a CDS encoding GFA family protein — MAEPIVVPDLWSGRCQCGDHTYEASGIPDDPHLCSCEHCTRLSGAPAMAWVGFRRDALKWTGPAGEPTYFSTWPTLHRGSCSRCRTQLTSVADGSDMIMVTMFSLTRSGELAPVGHSYREAAAHWMSITLAPDPQRRT, encoded by the coding sequence GTGGCCGAGCCGATTGTCGTCCCTGACCTGTGGAGTGGGCGCTGCCAGTGCGGCGATCACACGTATGAGGCGTCCGGCATCCCGGACGACCCCCACTTGTGCTCGTGCGAGCACTGCACGCGTCTGTCCGGGGCGCCGGCGATGGCATGGGTCGGGTTCCGCAGGGACGCCCTGAAGTGGACGGGCCCCGCAGGCGAGCCGACGTACTTCTCCACCTGGCCGACGCTGCATCGAGGATCCTGCAGCCGTTGCCGCACCCAGCTCACCTCCGTCGCGGACGGCTCGGACATGATCATGGTGACAATGTTCAGCCTCACCCGCAGCGGCGAACTGGCCCCGGTCGGACACAGCTATCGCGAAGCGGCGGCGCACTGGATGTCCATCACGCTCGCGCCCGACCCGCAGCGCCGCACGTGA
- a CDS encoding DUF317 domain-containing protein has product MALSPLDDLDDHDVVEVLPRHLAGPGIHDLIDVWPFPFDQGWTLHHSGDGPAIVISPGMQLLAGHVPSEDHVRGGEWLIAAHKDPFRPATWTATLDASTPVELVRDLYAEVLALCEADRRGERNLLRPDDVRPQDVYLPLLTAGWQHTVKTDGVQYFRSPDGYGVLQHAYVRKNMAAPVWSAWGGPPDDPLWKATFSSAAPASLVAAFASSLASPVPLARAVWNIPADTRLHLTLPAALTDAAARQGASAQSRAPAPSSPTLLSAHAGVSAPGTGPAPTVRPALSAGRRR; this is encoded by the coding sequence GTGGCACTCAGCCCTCTGGACGATCTCGACGACCACGACGTGGTCGAGGTCCTGCCCCGCCACCTCGCCGGCCCCGGCATCCACGACCTCATCGACGTATGGCCCTTCCCATTCGATCAGGGCTGGACCCTCCACCACTCCGGAGACGGCCCGGCCATCGTGATCAGTCCCGGCATGCAGCTGCTCGCCGGGCACGTACCGTCCGAGGACCACGTGCGCGGCGGCGAGTGGCTGATCGCCGCACACAAGGACCCCTTCCGGCCGGCCACCTGGACGGCCACGCTCGACGCCAGCACCCCCGTCGAACTCGTTCGCGACCTGTATGCCGAAGTGCTCGCGCTGTGCGAGGCGGACAGACGGGGCGAACGCAACCTGCTGCGCCCAGACGACGTCCGCCCCCAAGACGTATACCTGCCGCTGCTCACCGCCGGCTGGCAACACACGGTCAAGACGGACGGAGTCCAGTACTTCCGCAGCCCGGACGGTTACGGCGTGCTGCAACACGCCTACGTGCGCAAGAACATGGCCGCACCCGTCTGGTCCGCGTGGGGCGGGCCACCGGACGACCCGCTGTGGAAGGCCACGTTCTCCTCCGCCGCGCCCGCCTCCCTGGTCGCGGCGTTCGCCTCCTCCCTGGCCTCACCCGTGCCGCTCGCCCGCGCCGTGTGGAACATTCCGGCCGACACCCGCCTCCATCTCACCCTCCCAGCCGCTCTGACCGATGCCGCCGCGCGCCAGGGCGCCTCGGCACAGAGCCGAGCGCCGGCACCCTCGTCGCCGACCCTGCTGTCCGCGCACGCCGGCGTCAGCGCCCCGGGCACCGGTCCCGCGCCGACCGTCCGTCCCGCCCTGTCGGCCGGCCGACGCAGGTAG
- a CDS encoding error-prone DNA polymerase: protein MADPRGKVLHFPGRRAAPTPVGGGWAELHVHSAGSFLFGANHVEELVAEAVCLGIEALAITDTNGLYGARRLAEAAGEYGIGTIYGAELTLDQGLGSIVVIARSLLGFTRLSAAISAGQLAGAKGAPVYDLDALSAAAHEGQWAILTGCPVIGEAAYDTDAIHARMDRLVDLFGRTHLHAELVDHRLPEDGPRNAAMHAAAQRWRLPVVATNAVRYAAPRSARLAAALTALHRRENLDTAIGELPPAPTAHLRTAEEMRILMARYPQAIASAVDLARSSVIDLSKLRPQLPDFEVPAGHTPGSYLRHLAEEGCARRYGPRTDPAAGTAWKQLGYELSVINDMGMPGYFLICWDITRFAVEQGIWCQGRGSAASSVVCYALGITSVDALKHGLLFERFLHAEKTDPDIDIDFENDRREEVIQYLYAKYGRSHCAQVANLITYQPRLSVRDSARALGYPMARTNEMTRHIHHEPPGPEADIPADVRSLAEQLHTLPRHLGIHVGGMVLTRQPIGEIMPVEWATREGRSVLQGDKDDVAAAHLLKIDILGLGMLAALHTACDLIAEHHGISVDMASIPQDDPDVYAMIAAGQTIGVFQAESRAQVSTLPQLQPRCFEDLAVAASIIRPGPIQAGSKHPYLRRRAGLEPVTYPHPLAEPALSKTLGVALWQEQAMALAIDCAGFTPGEADRLRKAMAAKHSPEKVAQLRGRLLAGMAAKGIDQAASERIVGMIEAFSDYGFPQSHAQSMAGIIYASAWVKYHFPHAMLAGIMAHLPMGFYDSQTLIQDAKQHGIEVRSVDIQRSGAHATLEPHTDQPERRPAIRRGLTSVTGISEEIAKRILTARGTVAFRSVADAARRTRLSAKLMEQLATAGAFDGLGVDRRTALWSAGVYTGEIQDVLPGLDDLAPAPELPVMTAAEATAADLDASGASATTHPVQHLRALLASHGAQPARDARDLADQTRVRVGGLAKYIQRPPTARGVAFGALEDETGMINLVFSPPVWERTREVVLGAPAVLLEGHIERDRGSVNMIVHRAHALAGPARAHQPGRFR, encoded by the coding sequence ATGGCTGACCCTCGCGGGAAGGTGCTGCACTTCCCCGGCAGGCGCGCCGCGCCGACGCCTGTGGGCGGCGGCTGGGCGGAGTTGCACGTGCACTCCGCCGGCTCGTTCCTGTTCGGCGCCAACCACGTGGAGGAGTTGGTCGCCGAGGCCGTCTGCCTCGGTATCGAGGCCCTGGCGATCACCGACACCAACGGGCTCTACGGCGCGAGACGTCTGGCGGAGGCCGCGGGCGAGTACGGCATCGGCACCATCTACGGCGCCGAACTCACCTTGGACCAGGGCCTCGGGTCGATCGTGGTGATCGCCCGCAGCCTGCTGGGCTTCACTCGGCTGTCCGCGGCGATCAGCGCCGGGCAGCTGGCCGGTGCCAAGGGAGCCCCGGTCTACGACCTCGACGCGCTGTCGGCTGCCGCGCACGAGGGCCAGTGGGCGATCCTCACCGGCTGCCCCGTCATCGGCGAGGCCGCGTACGACACCGACGCCATCCACGCCCGGATGGACCGGCTGGTGGACCTCTTCGGCCGCACCCACCTGCACGCCGAACTCGTCGATCACCGGCTGCCCGAAGACGGTCCACGCAACGCCGCAATGCACGCGGCGGCGCAGCGATGGCGACTGCCGGTGGTGGCCACGAACGCGGTCCGGTACGCGGCCCCGCGTTCTGCGCGGCTGGCGGCGGCGCTGACCGCGCTGCACCGCCGAGAGAACCTCGACACCGCGATCGGGGAGTTGCCGCCGGCCCCGACGGCGCATCTGCGCACCGCCGAGGAGATGCGCATCCTCATGGCCCGCTACCCGCAGGCCATCGCATCCGCCGTCGACCTCGCCCGCAGCAGCGTCATCGACCTGAGCAAACTGCGCCCACAGCTGCCGGACTTCGAGGTGCCCGCCGGGCACACCCCCGGCAGCTATCTGCGCCACCTCGCGGAAGAAGGCTGCGCCCGCCGCTACGGGCCGCGCACCGACCCGGCAGCTGGGACGGCGTGGAAACAGCTCGGCTATGAGCTGTCCGTGATCAACGACATGGGCATGCCAGGCTATTTCTTGATCTGCTGGGACATCACGCGGTTCGCGGTCGAGCAGGGGATCTGGTGCCAGGGGCGCGGCAGCGCCGCCTCCTCGGTGGTCTGCTACGCGCTGGGCATCACCTCCGTCGACGCGCTCAAGCACGGCCTGCTCTTTGAGAGATTTCTGCACGCCGAGAAGACTGACCCGGACATCGACATCGATTTCGAGAACGACCGCCGGGAGGAGGTGATCCAGTACCTGTATGCCAAATACGGCCGGTCTCACTGCGCGCAGGTGGCGAACCTCATCACCTACCAACCCCGCCTGAGTGTGCGGGATTCAGCACGCGCCCTCGGTTATCCCATGGCACGGACCAATGAGATGACCCGCCATATTCACCACGAGCCGCCCGGGCCCGAGGCCGACATCCCCGCCGATGTACGCTCCCTCGCAGAACAACTGCACACCCTGCCACGGCATTTGGGTATCCATGTGGGAGGGATGGTACTAACCCGCCAGCCCATCGGGGAAATCATGCCGGTGGAATGGGCCACCCGAGAAGGGCGCTCGGTACTACAAGGCGATAAAGACGATGTGGCCGCCGCCCATCTTCTGAAAATTGACATCCTGGGATTGGGCATGTTGGCCGCCTTGCACACCGCGTGCGACCTCATTGCCGAACACCACGGAATCAGCGTGGATATGGCCTCAATTCCGCAGGACGACCCGGACGTGTACGCCATGATTGCCGCAGGTCAGACCATAGGAGTTTTCCAGGCCGAGTCAAGGGCGCAGGTCTCGACACTGCCGCAGCTGCAGCCACGGTGTTTCGAGGACCTCGCGGTGGCCGCCTCGATCATCAGGCCGGGCCCAATTCAGGCCGGATCAAAACATCCTTATTTGCGGCGACGGGCCGGCCTGGAGCCCGTAACCTACCCGCATCCGCTCGCCGAACCAGCGCTTTCCAAAACTCTCGGGGTTGCTTTGTGGCAAGAGCAGGCCATGGCCCTGGCCATCGACTGTGCAGGTTTCACCCCGGGCGAGGCGGACCGTCTACGTAAGGCGATGGCCGCCAAGCACTCTCCCGAAAAGGTGGCACAGCTGCGTGGACGACTGCTTGCCGGGATGGCCGCCAAGGGCATCGACCAAGCCGCCTCCGAACGTATTGTGGGCATGATAGAAGCGTTTTCGGATTATGGATTCCCGCAGTCTCACGCCCAATCGATGGCGGGCATCATTTATGCCAGCGCCTGGGTGAAGTACCACTTTCCGCACGCCATGCTTGCGGGGATTATGGCGCATCTCCCTATGGGTTTCTACGACTCGCAGACGCTCATCCAAGACGCGAAGCAACACGGCATCGAGGTCCGCAGTGTCGACATCCAGCGCTCCGGTGCGCACGCCACGCTCGAGCCTCACACCGATCAGCCGGAGCGGCGGCCGGCGATCCGCCGAGGACTGACCTCCGTGACCGGCATCAGCGAGGAGATCGCCAAGCGGATCCTGACCGCGCGCGGCACCGTGGCCTTCCGCTCGGTGGCCGATGCCGCCCGCCGCACGCGGCTGTCGGCGAAGCTGATGGAACAGCTGGCCACCGCTGGGGCGTTCGATGGCCTCGGCGTGGACCGGCGCACCGCCCTGTGGTCGGCTGGCGTCTATACCGGCGAGATCCAGGACGTCCTTCCGGGGTTGGACGACCTGGCGCCCGCACCGGAGTTGCCGGTCATGACCGCGGCCGAGGCCACCGCCGCCGACCTCGACGCCTCCGGCGCAAGCGCCACCACTCACCCCGTACAGCACCTCCGTGCTCTGCTGGCCTCACACGGGGCGCAGCCTGCGCGCGATGCCCGTGACCTGGCCGACCAGACCCGGGTGCGGGTCGGCGGACTGGCCAAGTACATCCAACGGCCCCCAACGGCCAGGGGAGTTGCGTTCGGCGCCCTGGAAGATGAGACCGGCATGATCAACCTGGTCTTCTCTCCTCCGGTCTGGGAACGCACGCGAGAGGTAGTCCTCGGTGCCCCTGCGGTGCTGCTGGAGGGACACATCGAACGTGACCGCGGCTCGGTCAACATGATCGTGCACCGCGCGCACGCACTCGCGGGCCCCGCTCGGGCCCATCAGCCGGGGCGATTCAGGTGA
- a CDS encoding SpaA isopeptide-forming pilin-related protein — MRIRSARRLSAVAVTVATVTGVVALAPAASAKTPEPTPSTSITPLSAAGNGGVTILKKDSGGDVLAGATFTLLDSIGKQAASGTTNAEGQLTFQDLAPGVYRLKEVSSGSPLHEVVDDQDVIVTPGADTPLTIIDPFKPASVLLKAKDDKTGKLLAGSTVNIGSGDKTILTLTTSSDGTASGKLPINSRTGSDFWVKQVKAPAGYEIYKPSKAFKAKPGAPVTVTVTNAKSATTPPPTGKPTDEPTDKPSDRPTPDKPGQEEDTSTPSASGTPTSDETASSSTVAPAPAGSLAHTGADATPWLIGGAAVLIAAGGGALFVARRRRADNSTDDGSTTS, encoded by the coding sequence TTGCGTATCCGTTCCGCCCGTCGCCTGTCCGCTGTGGCCGTCACCGTTGCCACGGTGACCGGCGTGGTGGCCTTGGCCCCAGCCGCCTCCGCGAAGACCCCCGAGCCGACCCCGTCCACGTCCATCACTCCGCTGAGCGCGGCCGGGAACGGCGGCGTCACCATCCTGAAGAAGGACTCGGGCGGCGATGTTCTCGCCGGAGCCACGTTCACCCTGCTCGACTCCATCGGCAAGCAGGCCGCCAGCGGCACCACCAACGCCGAGGGCCAGCTGACCTTCCAGGACCTCGCGCCCGGTGTCTACCGGCTCAAGGAAGTCTCCAGCGGTAGCCCGCTGCACGAGGTCGTCGACGACCAGGACGTCATCGTCACCCCCGGTGCCGACACTCCGCTGACCATCATTGACCCGTTCAAGCCCGCCTCAGTTCTGCTGAAGGCCAAGGACGACAAGACCGGCAAGCTGCTGGCCGGATCCACGGTCAACATCGGCAGCGGCGACAAGACCATCCTGACGCTGACGACCAGCTCCGACGGAACGGCTAGCGGCAAGCTGCCCATAAACTCCCGCACTGGCAGCGACTTCTGGGTGAAGCAAGTGAAGGCGCCCGCTGGCTACGAGATCTACAAGCCCTCGAAGGCGTTCAAGGCCAAGCCGGGCGCCCCCGTGACCGTGACCGTCACCAACGCCAAGAGCGCCACCACCCCGCCGCCCACGGGGAAGCCGACCGACGAGCCCACCGACAAACCGAGCGACCGGCCCACCCCGGACAAGCCCGGGCAGGAAGAGGACACCTCGACGCCGTCAGCCTCGGGCACACCGACCTCCGACGAGACCGCGTCGAGCAGCACCGTTGCCCCCGCCCCCGCGGGCTCGCTCGCGCACACGGGCGCCGACGCCACCCCGTGGCTGATCGGCGGCGCGGCAGTCCTGATCGCTGCTGGCGGAGGCGCCCTCTTCGTGGCCCGTCGCCGACGCGCGGACAACTCCACCGACGACGGCTCCACCACGAGCTGA
- a CDS encoding DUF317 domain-containing protein, producing MPDTEEIDGDNYVSPRYLAGSTCDADPALEPLLALGFDLHHDNLANAYVTAPDHRVRLGFLPEGDDDGLWRISAYRDRFAPPAWGVSFNDTAPTEFVTAFTTALAQAYTAGPDIYLAEPDLKDPELGAFDAVVPLIKNGWQFQHPRWGVMELQSPDGMATCEYTTGRLDPEKELTTLEARWHLWGGPKNGYARWYATATTNTPTALVKAITQSVSDPAPLPRWRDSMLPGLREAAQLTPVTPPAPPVPTPLDVQRALTRRPPALGTRSVPRWSTATLPPAPAAPRTAARR from the coding sequence GTGCCCGACACCGAAGAGATCGACGGCGACAACTACGTATCCCCGCGCTACCTCGCAGGCAGCACTTGCGACGCAGACCCCGCGCTGGAGCCGCTCCTCGCGCTTGGCTTCGACCTCCATCACGACAACCTCGCCAACGCCTACGTCACTGCGCCCGACCACCGCGTCCGACTCGGATTCCTGCCCGAGGGCGACGACGACGGACTGTGGCGGATCAGCGCCTACCGCGACCGCTTCGCCCCGCCCGCGTGGGGCGTCAGTTTCAACGACACCGCACCCACGGAGTTCGTCACCGCCTTCACCACCGCCCTTGCTCAGGCGTACACCGCCGGCCCCGACATCTACCTTGCCGAGCCCGACCTCAAGGACCCCGAGCTCGGCGCCTTCGACGCCGTCGTCCCGCTCATCAAAAACGGCTGGCAGTTTCAGCACCCGCGCTGGGGCGTGATGGAACTGCAGTCCCCGGACGGGATGGCCACCTGTGAGTACACCACCGGCCGCCTCGACCCGGAGAAGGAACTCACCACCCTGGAGGCCCGCTGGCACCTGTGGGGCGGACCGAAGAACGGGTACGCCCGCTGGTACGCCACCGCCACCACCAACACCCCCACCGCTCTAGTGAAGGCCATCACCCAGAGCGTGTCCGACCCGGCGCCCCTGCCACGCTGGAGGGACTCGATGCTCCCTGGGCTGCGCGAGGCCGCACAGCTCACTCCCGTCACACCGCCCGCGCCCCCGGTTCCGACCCCGCTCGACGTCCAGCGCGCCCTCACCCGCCGACCGCCGGCGCTCGGCACCCGCAGCGTCCCGCGCTGGAGCACGGCCACCCTTCCTCCGGCGCCCGCCGCCCCACGCACGGCAGCGCGCCGCTGA